The Arachis ipaensis cultivar K30076 chromosome B07, Araip1.1, whole genome shotgun sequence genome includes a window with the following:
- the LOC110264495 gene encoding uncharacterized protein LOC110264495 produces MASMNLLGFSLSPQEQHTTTTHHHQTRFGLFNPTAQDDVTAVDDGNCFDLTPSTHAATTLNLPPFPIYQKPFNNHHHLSTHQDWKENNYINQNLLLETSCNNNNNVDNNHHHHYQQPKLENFLGGHSFADHHYDYGANSSGDYLFQNCSQPEVTAAGGEGSADGSGEAQTQYTINTCW; encoded by the exons atggcTTCAATGAACTTGCTGggtttctctctctcccctcaaGAACAACACACTACTActactcatcatcatcaaactcgTTTTGGGCTATTCAATCCCACTGCACAAGATGATGTAACTGCTGTTGATGATGGAAACTGCTTCGATCTCACTCCTTCCACTCATGCCGCTACTACTCTCAACCTCCCTCCTTTTCCCATCTATCAAAAACCCTTCAACAATCATCATCACCTTTCTACTCATCAAg ATTGGAAGGAGAATAACTACATCAACCAAAACCTGCTATTGGAAACTTCatgcaacaacaataacaatgtcGACAACAATCACCACCACCATTACCAACAACCCAAGCTCGAGAACTTCCTCGGTGGACACTCCTTCGCCGATCATCATTATGATTACGGTGCCAACTCATCGGGAGACTACCTCTTCCAAAACTGCTCTCAGCCGGAAGTTACAGCAGCAGGAGGAGAAGGCTCCGCCGACGGCAGTGGGGAAGCACAAACTCAATACACCATCAACACGTGTTGGTGA